The Zootoca vivipara chromosome 16, rZooViv1.1, whole genome shotgun sequence genome has a segment encoding these proteins:
- the GTF2F1 gene encoding general transcription factor IIF subunit 1 isoform X2, which translates to MTSLGTSSQTATEYVVRVPKNTSKKYNIMAFNAADKVNFATWHQAKMERDLSNKKIYQEEEMPESGAGSEFNRKLREEARRKKYGIILKEFKLEDQPWILKVNGKTGRKFKGVKKGGVTENTTYYIFTQCPDGAFEAFPVNNWYNFTPIAKHRTLTAEEAEEEWERRNKVLNHFTIMQQRRLKDQGDEEEEEKEKKGKKKGSDLKIHDLEDDLEMSSDDSEFSDADDEKPSKPKKKAPLTKKKKKKKGSDDEAFEDSDDGDFEGQEVDYMSDGSSSSAEEAVGKPKVTKEEDTPKGIDEASESSEESEEDKPAEEKEEEEEEKKAPTPQDKKKKKDTSDESETSEDSDIDSEASSALFMTKKKTPPKKERKGSASSSQGNSRPGTPLVDAGTSSTLRAAANKLELGKRQAGSSELPAAKRLKLDAGPQASTTSGKSTPQPQSGKSTPSSGDVQLTEDAVRRYLTRKPMTTKDLLKKFQTKKTGLSSEQTVNVLAQILKRLNPERKNINDKMHFFLKE; encoded by the exons GCAAAGATGGAGCGAGATCTCAGCAACAAGAAGAtctaccaggaagaagagatgccGGAGTCAGGAGCTGGCAGCGAGTTCAACCGCAAGCTGCGTGAGGAGGCGCGGCGCAAGAAATATGGCATCATCTTGAAGGAGTTCAAGCTTGAAGACCAGCCCTGGATCCTGAAAGTCAATGGCAAGACTGGGCGCAA GTTCAAAGGTGTGAAGAAGGGTGGGGTGACCGAAAACACCACCTACTACATCTTCACCCAGTGTCCAGACGGCGCCTTTGAAGCCTTCCCAGTCAACAACTGGTACAACTTCACACCCATTGCCAAGCACCGCACATTGACTgcagaggaagctgaggaggagtgggaaag GCGGAACAAGGTTCTGAACCACTTTACCATCATGCAGCAGCGGCGGCTGAAAGACCAAGgcgatgaagaagaggaggagaaggagaagaaaggcaaaaagaaagGGAGCGATCTAAAAatccatgacctggaagatgaTCTGGAGATGAGCTCGGATGACAGCGAGTTCAGTGATGCGGATG ATGAGAAacccagcaagcccaagaagaaaGCCCCTctgacaaagaagaaaaagaagaagaagggatccGACGATGAAGCCTTTGAAGACAGCGATGATGGGGACTTTGAAGGGCAAGAGGTTGACTACATGTCTGATGGATCCAG CAGCTCTGCGGAAGAAGCCGTGGgcaagcccaaggtcaccaaagAGGAAGACACCCCAAAAG gcatAGACGAAGCAAGCGAGAGCAGTGAAGAGAGTGAGGAGGATAAGCcagcagaggagaaggaagaagaagaagaagagaagaaggccCCAACTCCCcaggataaaaagaaaaagaaag ACACCAGCGATGAGTCTGAGACATCTGAGGACAGCGACATTGACAGTGAAGCATCTTCAGCACTCTTCATGACG AAAAAGAAGACTCCTCCCAAGAAGGAACGCAAGGGCTCGGCTAGCAGCTCACAAGGAAACAGCCGACCAGGGACGCCCTTGGTGGATGCCGGAACCTCATCCACCTTGCGGGCCGCAGCCAACAAACTGGAACTAG GAAAGCGGCAGGCAGGGTCCAGTGAGCTACCCGCAGCAAAGAGGCTGAAGTTGGACGCTGGGCCCCAGGCCTCCACCACCTCTGGGAAATCTACCCCCCAGCCACAGTCGGGCAAGTCAACACCCAGCAGTGG CGATGTGCAGCTGACGGAGGATGCCGTGCGCCGCTACTTGACCCGAAAGCCCATGACCACCAAGGATCTGCTGAAGAAATTCCAGACCAAGAAGACGGGGCTGAGCAGTGAGCAGACGGTCAATGTGCTGGCCCAGATCCTGAAGCGCCTCAACCCCGAGCGCAAGAACATCAATGACAAGATGCACTTCTTCCTTAAGGAGTGA